In one window of uncultured Sphaerochaeta sp. DNA:
- a CDS encoding XRE family transcriptional regulator, giving the protein METPPMIGKNIQRIRTSRKLTLNVLSERSGVSKAMLSQIESDKVNPTVATVWKIARGLNVELNDLLDSDDQPKRIFTLNPAGEDSPKLETHENGVSIRILSPLSMVEDLEMYLVTLEPHSILSSEPHYAGTQEYLTVVKGAVKVQAGDNIAEIRKGDFLVYHCDVEHSIANESNQVAVVHMVVRFTEEKR; this is encoded by the coding sequence ATGGAAACCCCTCCAATGATCGGCAAAAACATACAACGGATACGCACCAGCAGGAAACTCACACTCAATGTACTCTCTGAACGTTCAGGTGTGTCGAAGGCCATGCTCAGCCAGATTGAATCAGACAAGGTTAACCCTACGGTGGCCACGGTCTGGAAAATTGCAAGGGGCTTGAATGTTGAGCTCAATGATCTTCTCGATTCAGACGATCAACCAAAAAGGATTTTCACCCTCAATCCGGCCGGTGAGGATTCACCAAAACTCGAAACACATGAAAATGGGGTATCCATCAGGATCCTCAGCCCCTTGAGTATGGTGGAAGATCTTGAGATGTATCTTGTTACCCTCGAGCCACACAGTATTCTCAGCAGTGAACCACACTATGCAGGAACACAAGAGTATCTTACCGTCGTAAAAGGTGCAGTAAAGGTACAGGCTGGGGACAACATTGCGGAGATACGAAAGGGTGATTTCCTCGTCTACCATTGCGATGTTGAGCACTCCATTGCCAATGAAAGCAACCAGGTTGCAGTAGTGCACATGGTGGTACGCTTTACCGAGGAGAAACGCTAG
- a CDS encoding NAD-dependent epimerase/dehydratase family protein, translating into MKNILIIGSLGQLGSEIAMECRRRYGSDHVILTDIRDDVNKELISGGPFYKVDARDGKTINEIVKKHKIDTIYHLAALLSARAEQNPLIAWDLNMNGLIATLEVAKENRCAVFTPSSIGAFGPTTPKQFTPQDTIQRPTSIYGVTKVAGELLCDYYHHAYDVDTRGVRYPGIISNMTPPGGGTTDYAVEIYYEAVKKEHYTCFLRGDTYLDMIYMPDAVEAAIQIMEADPSRLRHRNAFNVASMSFSPEEQAAYIRTIIPGFTISYEVDPVKQAIADSWPNCLEDYAARVEWDWNPTYNLETMTLDMIETIRRRNP; encoded by the coding sequence ATGAAAAACATCCTAATCATAGGTTCATTGGGACAGCTTGGTTCAGAGATAGCCATGGAATGCCGTCGTCGCTATGGGTCTGATCATGTGATATTGACTGATATCCGTGATGATGTAAACAAGGAGCTCATCAGTGGAGGTCCCTTCTACAAGGTAGATGCGCGTGATGGGAAAACCATCAATGAAATTGTCAAGAAACATAAGATTGATACTATCTATCATCTGGCCGCTCTGCTCTCTGCGAGGGCCGAGCAAAATCCTCTGATAGCGTGGGATCTCAATATGAATGGCTTGATTGCAACCCTGGAAGTGGCGAAAGAGAATCGCTGTGCGGTGTTCACCCCTTCCTCGATTGGGGCGTTCGGTCCCACCACTCCCAAACAGTTCACCCCACAGGACACCATCCAGCGTCCTACTTCCATCTACGGGGTAACCAAGGTTGCAGGTGAGTTGTTGTGTGATTATTACCATCATGCTTATGATGTTGATACCCGGGGGGTTCGATATCCGGGTATTATCAGCAATATGACACCACCGGGCGGTGGTACGACAGATTATGCAGTGGAAATCTACTATGAAGCAGTGAAGAAGGAGCATTATACCTGCTTTCTCAGGGGCGACACCTACCTTGATATGATCTACATGCCAGATGCCGTGGAAGCGGCAATCCAGATAATGGAAGCAGATCCCAGCAGGCTCAGGCATCGCAATGCATTCAATGTTGCCAGTATGAGTTTCTCTCCTGAAGAGCAAGCTGCCTATATACGTACCATCATTCCAGGGTTTACCATTTCCTATGAGGTGGACCCCGTGAAGCAAGCCATTGCAGATTCCTGGCCTAACTGCCTGGAAGACTATGCAGCACGGGTGGAGTGGGATTGGAATCCTACCTACAACCTGGAGACCATGACCCTTGATATGATTGAAACCATTAGAAGGAGGAATCCATGA